The following proteins come from a genomic window of Acidobacteriota bacterium:
- a CDS encoding type II toxin-antitoxin system VapC family toxin, with protein sequence MTFVDTNVVMYTVGRPHPLREPAREFFADAAQHRKPLCTSAEVLQELMHAYLAVQRESTLDSAMALIARARINVWPLESDDVYLASRLRSQFPALTARDLCHLASCRRRGVTDIKTFDRAFGSAVRALH encoded by the coding sequence ATGACGTTCGTCGATACCAACGTCGTCATGTACACGGTGGGCCGACCGCATCCCCTGCGGGAACCGGCCCGAGAGTTCTTCGCTGATGCCGCGCAGCATCGGAAGCCCCTCTGCACCTCCGCAGAGGTTCTACAGGAACTGATGCATGCGTATCTGGCGGTTCAGAGGGAATCGACCCTGGACTCGGCCATGGCGCTCATTGCGAGAGCGCGAATCAACGTCTGGCCTCTGGAAAGCGACGACGTCTACCTGGCCTCGCGGCTGCGCTCGCAGTTCCCCGCGCTGACCGCGCGGGACCTCTGTCACCTGGCGAGTTGTCGCCGGCGAGGCGTGACCGACATCAAGACCTTCGACCGCGCCTTCGGCTCCGCGGTACGCGCTCTGCACTGA
- a CDS encoding mandelate racemase translates to MSESELTIRSLTARSVAAPLARPLRTASGDVPVSPLLLIDVASEEGPAGRAYVFGYTTLVLRALKAFVDDLDEVLRGRPACPARVADDLAARFRLMGRQGLVGMALSGLDMALWDMRGRALERPVVELLGGEASPVPAYDSYGIVDPVADAPALEQSVEQGFRAIKVKVGSGDLDWDLKNLAGVREVIGPDVRLMIDFNQSLTAPEAVRRIRALARFDLEWVEEPVPAEDLAGHARVRDGSPVPVQTGENWWFGHDMAHALAAGACDFCMPDLMKIGGVTGWLRAMGQAEAAAVPVSSHLFVEASAHVLPVTPLAHYLEYLDLAGAVLADPPLPVDGCVTARGPGLGMDWDEKAVARYLA, encoded by the coding sequence ATGTCCGAGTCCGAGCTGACCATACGCTCCCTTACCGCACGTTCCGTCGCCGCGCCGCTGGCCCGGCCGCTCCGCACCGCGTCGGGGGACGTTCCGGTGTCGCCCCTGCTGCTGATCGACGTCGCGTCGGAGGAGGGCCCGGCCGGCCGGGCCTACGTCTTCGGCTACACGACGCTCGTGCTGCGGGCCCTGAAAGCGTTCGTCGACGACCTCGACGAGGTGCTGCGCGGCCGTCCGGCCTGTCCCGCCCGGGTGGCCGACGATCTCGCCGCGCGCTTCCGCCTCATGGGACGCCAGGGCCTGGTCGGCATGGCGCTGTCGGGCCTGGACATGGCGCTCTGGGACATGCGGGGCCGCGCGCTCGAGCGGCCGGTGGTCGAGCTGCTCGGCGGGGAGGCGAGTCCGGTGCCGGCCTACGACAGCTACGGCATCGTCGATCCGGTTGCGGACGCGCCGGCCCTGGAGCAGAGCGTTGAGCAGGGCTTCCGCGCGATCAAGGTGAAGGTCGGATCCGGCGATCTGGACTGGGATCTGAAGAACTTGGCCGGCGTTCGCGAGGTGATCGGTCCGGACGTGCGCTTGATGATCGACTTCAACCAGTCGTTGACCGCGCCCGAGGCGGTGCGGCGCATTCGCGCTCTGGCCCGGTTCGATCTCGAATGGGTGGAGGAGCCGGTGCCGGCCGAGGACCTGGCCGGACACGCCCGCGTCCGCGACGGCTCGCCGGTGCCTGTCCAGACCGGCGAGAACTGGTGGTTCGGGCACGACATGGCGCACGCCCTGGCCGCCGGCGCCTGCGACTTCTGCATGCCGGACCTGATGAAGATCGGCGGCGTGACCGGCTGGCTGCGCGCCATGGGGCAGGCTGAGGCGGCGGCGGTGCCGGTCTCCAGCCACCTGTTCGTCGAGGCGAGCGCCCACGTGCTGCCGGTGACGCCGCTGGCGCACTACCTGGAGTACCTGGACCTGGCCGGCGCCGTGCTCGCCGATCCGCCGCTGCCGGTGGACGGCTGCGTCACCGCGCGCGGGCCGGGACTCGGCATGGACTGGGACGAGAAGGCCGTGGCCCGGTATCTTGCGTAG